A region of Beijerinckia sp. 28-YEA-48 DNA encodes the following proteins:
- a CDS encoding DoxX family protein — MPSIIQSLLSATWFGYLARIILTFMFWGSGLAKLIDFNGGMGEMTHFGLQPAAFFNAATAATQLIGSLLIIFNKWTWLGAGALAVFTALTIPLAHPFWAMQEPMRTMEFHLVTEHISVIGALMVVAYASLRKS; from the coding sequence ATGCCGTCTATCATTCAGTCACTTCTGTCCGCGACGTGGTTCGGGTATCTCGCCCGCATCATCTTGACCTTCATGTTCTGGGGCAGCGGCCTCGCCAAGCTGATCGACTTCAACGGCGGCATGGGCGAGATGACCCATTTCGGCCTGCAGCCGGCAGCATTTTTCAACGCCGCGACAGCAGCGACGCAATTGATCGGCTCGCTGTTGATCATCTTCAACAAGTGGACCTGGCTCGGGGCCGGCGCGCTCGCCGTGTTCACCGCCCTGACCATTCCGCTCGCGCATCCGTTCTGGGCGATGCAGGAGCCTATGCGAACGATGGAGTTCCATCTGGTCACCGAACATATCAGCGTCATCGGCGCTCTAATGGTGGTCGCCTACGCGTCGCTGCGGAAGTCCTGA
- a CDS encoding metalloregulator ArsR/SmtB family transcription factor: protein MDALDAVFRALADGSRRQLLDRLFARNGQTLGELCTGLSMTRQAVTKHLAILEAANLIATRKRGREKLHFLNPVPIHAIADRWIGKYEHGRLRLLADLKQRLEGESDA, encoded by the coding sequence ATGGATGCTCTCGATGCGGTCTTCCGAGCATTGGCCGATGGGAGCCGGCGACAATTGCTGGACCGGCTGTTTGCCCGCAATGGCCAGACGCTCGGTGAACTCTGTACCGGACTGAGCATGACCCGGCAGGCTGTAACCAAACATTTGGCGATCCTTGAGGCCGCCAATCTCATCGCCACGCGCAAGCGCGGCCGCGAGAAACTGCACTTCCTCAACCCCGTGCCGATCCACGCCATCGCCGATCGCTGGATTGGCAAATACGAACACGGCCGCCTGCGCCTGCTCGCCGATCTGAAACAGCGCCTCGAAGGAGAAAGTGATGCCTAA
- a CDS encoding SRPBCC family protein: protein MPNSRFVYVTFIRTTPAKLWQALIDPQFTRRYWAETWQDSTWQPGASWKLMIPDGRVGDAGEIVEIEPEKRLVISWRNEFQPELKEEGFSLLTIELEQQGEMMKLSLVHEMQRDGSKLIEGVASGWPLILASLKSLLETGESLEATRKWPEGM from the coding sequence ATGCCTAACTCCCGCTTCGTTTATGTCACCTTCATCCGCACCACGCCGGCGAAACTCTGGCAGGCGCTGATCGATCCGCAGTTCACCCGCCGCTACTGGGCGGAAACCTGGCAAGACAGCACGTGGCAGCCCGGCGCCTCGTGGAAGCTGATGATCCCCGACGGGCGCGTCGGCGATGCTGGCGAGATTGTCGAGATCGAACCGGAGAAGCGGCTGGTCATTTCCTGGCGCAACGAGTTTCAACCCGAGCTGAAAGAAGAAGGCTTCTCGCTGCTGACCATCGAGCTCGAACAACAGGGCGAGATGATGAAACTTTCTCTCGTGCATGAAATGCAACGCGACGGCTCGAAACTGATCGAAGGCGTTGCCAGCGGCTGGCCGCTGATCCTCGCCAGCCTCAAGAGCCTGCTGGAAACCGGCGAGTCGCTGGAGGCGACACGCAAATGGCCGGAAGGCATGTGA
- a CDS encoding tripartite tricarboxylate transporter substrate binding protein, translating into MTMPIARHAFTLSKRIAASFLLVSALCASQQAQAQEWPNRSISLVVPLGAGGGADVVARILANYLTPVLGQSVIVENVTGAGGMVGSSRVAKAAPDGYQALLGTVGTHAQNQTLYKSPLYDSRTDFEPVALVVDVPIVLLATNSMPVKNLAEFIAYTKANQAKMQYASPGAGSSNHLACVFLNAAIGVDVTHVPYRGASDLYQDLISGRVDYFCPTSTAALPLAQESKQTRALAILGHDRLKVMPDVPSAAEQGLPDFEAGTWFALFLPKGTPAPIVKKLNEATAQVLAADEPRQRLEAIGAVIVSPDRMSPDYLKRFVATEVDKWKGPIEKTGVSISQ; encoded by the coding sequence ATGACGATGCCGATCGCGCGCCACGCCTTTACCCTCAGCAAGCGTATCGCCGCGTCCTTCTTGCTCGTCAGCGCCCTCTGCGCCAGCCAACAGGCGCAGGCGCAGGAGTGGCCGAACCGATCGATCTCGCTGGTGGTGCCGCTCGGCGCTGGCGGTGGCGCCGATGTGGTGGCGCGCATCCTGGCCAATTACCTGACACCCGTGCTGGGCCAATCGGTCATCGTCGAGAATGTCACCGGCGCTGGCGGCATGGTCGGCTCATCGCGCGTCGCGAAAGCCGCGCCCGATGGCTATCAGGCGCTGCTGGGCACCGTCGGCACCCATGCGCAGAACCAGACGCTCTACAAATCACCGCTCTATGACTCGCGCACGGATTTCGAACCGGTGGCGCTGGTGGTCGACGTGCCGATCGTCCTGCTCGCCACCAACAGCATGCCGGTGAAGAATTTGGCTGAGTTCATCGCCTATACCAAGGCCAACCAGGCGAAGATGCAATATGCATCGCCGGGCGCAGGCTCCTCCAATCATCTCGCCTGCGTCTTCCTCAACGCCGCCATCGGCGTCGACGTCACCCACGTGCCCTATCGCGGCGCCTCCGATCTCTATCAGGATCTGATTTCTGGCCGCGTCGACTATTTCTGCCCGACGAGCACGGCGGCGCTGCCGCTGGCCCAGGAATCGAAACAGACGCGCGCCCTGGCGATCCTCGGCCACGACCGGTTGAAAGTCATGCCGGACGTACCTTCGGCGGCCGAACAAGGCTTGCCCGATTTCGAGGCCGGCACCTGGTTCGCCCTGTTCCTGCCCAAGGGCACGCCTGCGCCGATCGTCAAAAAACTCAACGAAGCGACAGCGCAAGTGCTGGCGGCGGACGAACCGCGCCAGCGGCTGGAAGCCATCGGCGCGGTGATCGTTTCACCCGATCGGATGTCGCCCGACTATCTCAAGCGTTTCGTCGCCACGGAAGTCGACAAGTGGAAGGGGCCGATCGAGAAAACCGGCGTCAGCATCAGCCAGTGA
- a CDS encoding cytochrome c, whose protein sequence is MTRTIALLIASALTSAIAGSAQAADEQNFPQIEAGRRIAIEGDCAGCHTLDPSKPFAGGVVLQTPFGALVGSNITPDPETGIGAWSLSDFKNSLHAGLGKDGKRLYPAMPYTAFTKMTDSDVAALWTYMRSVSPVRNPVESNQLPFPFSIRLSMLGWNMLNFSPGRFKPDPARSAEWNRGAYLVDGPGHCGTCHTAKTTLGADDSSKPLRGGLLQGWYAPDITGDNRKGLGGWDNDDIVRYLKTGANGHTVASGPMIEVIQKSTSKMPDADLRAMAVYLKQTTTSSPSVTPVAATDPAMVAGGAIYKDTCAACHKDDGTGQPNMFPRLAGSAIVQSDDPATLLRVVMAGGQGAYTKGAPTTPAMPSFAWRLNDQQVADVLTYVRNAWGNAAAPVSSTSAKDSRGAP, encoded by the coding sequence ATGACCAGAACGATCGCACTTCTGATCGCAAGCGCTTTGACGTCGGCGATAGCCGGCAGCGCGCAGGCGGCCGACGAGCAGAATTTTCCGCAGATCGAGGCCGGTCGCAGAATTGCGATCGAGGGCGATTGCGCCGGCTGTCACACGCTCGATCCATCGAAGCCGTTTGCCGGCGGCGTCGTGTTGCAAACGCCGTTCGGCGCGCTTGTTGGCTCCAACATTACGCCCGATCCGGAAACCGGCATCGGTGCGTGGAGCCTGAGCGATTTCAAGAATTCGCTGCATGCGGGCCTCGGCAAGGATGGCAAAAGGCTTTATCCGGCCATGCCTTATACAGCCTTCACCAAGATGACCGACAGCGATGTCGCCGCCTTGTGGACCTACATGCGCAGCGTCAGCCCGGTCCGCAATCCGGTCGAATCCAATCAACTGCCGTTCCCCTTCAGCATTCGCCTGTCGATGCTGGGTTGGAACATGCTGAACTTCTCACCCGGCCGCTTTAAGCCCGATCCGGCGCGCTCGGCCGAATGGAATCGCGGCGCCTATCTGGTCGACGGACCGGGCCATTGCGGCACCTGCCACACGGCAAAGACGACGCTCGGCGCTGATGACAGCAGCAAGCCGCTGCGTGGCGGCCTGTTGCAGGGTTGGTACGCGCCCGACATCACCGGCGATAATCGTAAAGGCCTTGGCGGTTGGGACAATGACGACATCGTCCGCTATCTAAAGACCGGCGCCAATGGCCACACTGTCGCGTCGGGGCCGATGATCGAGGTGATCCAGAAGTCCACCTCCAAGATGCCCGACGCCGATCTGCGCGCCATGGCGGTTTATCTCAAGCAGACGACCACGTCGTCGCCGTCGGTGACGCCTGTTGCCGCCACCGATCCGGCGATGGTGGCTGGCGGCGCCATCTACAAGGATACCTGCGCCGCTTGCCACAAGGACGACGGCACGGGCCAACCCAACATGTTCCCGCGCCTGGCCGGTAGCGCCATCGTGCAGTCGGACGATCCAGCCACCTTGCTGCGCGTCGTCATGGCGGGCGGGCAGGGCGCCTATACCAAGGGCGCGCCGACGACGCCGGCCATGCCCTCCTTCGCCTGGCGGCTCAACGACCAACAGGTGGCCGATGTGCTCACCTATGTGCGCAACGCCTGGGGCAATGCGGCGGCGCCGGTTTCCAGCACCAGCGCCAAGGACAGCCGCGGCGCGCCTTGA
- a CDS encoding GMC family oxidoreductase — MARKLPRRDVVIVGLGWTGAILAHELTDAGYDVVAIERGPWRDTATDFNVGYMPDELRYAIRQDLFLKPAQETFTFRNNTTQTALPIREFGSFLPGNGVGGAGVHWNGQTWRFFPSDFELKSHLDQRYGAGFVHKDLQVQNWGVTYDDLENSFDRFEYLAGIAGKAGVLKGQVQPGGNPFEGSRQREYPLPPLKMSYAPTLFAQACKGMGLHPFPTPSANASEAYVNPLGISMGQCTYCGFCERFGCGNYSKASAQTTILPLLMRKSNFEARTLCEATRINLHPTGKHATGVTYVDVNGEEFEQPADLVLLCAFGLHNVRLMLLSKIGQAYDPSTGEGGVGRNYCYQTNSALQLFFDNKNFNPFAATGAFGQTVDDFNGDAFDHTGLNFVGGAGINCNPTNGRPISNRPVPPGTPRWGSDWKKATKDNYLSSFTYTSQGSSYPIRGNYLDLDPTYKDRFGNPLMRMTFDFSDNDIAMSNWVTDRMEEIAKALQPRQAVPARRSKPYSIVPYQSTHNTGGAIMGADPKTSALNRYLQSWDVHNVFAIGASAFPQNAGKNPTGTVGALAYWAADAIIQKYMRNPGPLV; from the coding sequence ATGGCCCGTAAACTCCCCCGCCGCGATGTGGTGATTGTCGGCCTCGGCTGGACCGGCGCGATATTAGCCCATGAACTGACCGATGCCGGTTATGACGTCGTTGCCATCGAACGCGGTCCCTGGCGCGACACGGCCACCGATTTCAACGTTGGCTATATGCCCGACGAATTGCGCTATGCGATCCGCCAGGATCTGTTCCTCAAACCGGCGCAGGAAACCTTCACCTTCCGCAACAACACGACGCAGACGGCCTTGCCGATCCGCGAGTTCGGCTCGTTCCTGCCGGGCAATGGCGTCGGTGGCGCTGGCGTGCATTGGAACGGCCAGACCTGGCGTTTCTTTCCCTCCGATTTCGAACTCAAGAGCCATCTCGATCAACGGTATGGCGCTGGTTTCGTCCATAAAGATCTGCAGGTGCAGAATTGGGGCGTGACCTATGACGATCTCGAGAACTCATTCGATCGTTTCGAATATCTAGCCGGCATTGCCGGAAAAGCCGGTGTGTTGAAGGGGCAGGTCCAGCCAGGCGGCAATCCGTTTGAAGGCTCGCGCCAACGTGAATATCCTCTGCCGCCGTTGAAGATGAGCTATGCGCCAACGCTGTTCGCGCAAGCATGCAAGGGCATGGGTCTACACCCTTTCCCGACACCATCCGCCAATGCATCGGAAGCCTATGTCAATCCGCTCGGCATCTCGATGGGGCAGTGTACCTATTGCGGCTTTTGCGAGCGCTTTGGCTGCGGCAATTATTCAAAGGCCAGCGCCCAGACGACGATTCTGCCGCTGCTGATGCGCAAATCCAATTTTGAAGCGCGCACTTTATGCGAAGCGACACGCATCAATCTGCATCCCACCGGCAAGCATGCCACGGGCGTCACCTATGTCGATGTGAATGGCGAGGAATTCGAACAACCAGCCGATCTTGTTCTGCTGTGCGCCTTTGGATTGCACAATGTCAGATTGATGCTCTTATCGAAGATCGGTCAGGCCTATGATCCGAGCACGGGCGAGGGTGGGGTCGGGCGCAACTATTGCTATCAGACCAATTCAGCCCTTCAGCTCTTCTTCGACAATAAGAATTTCAATCCTTTTGCTGCCACCGGCGCGTTTGGGCAAACGGTCGATGACTTCAATGGCGACGCCTTCGATCACACGGGGCTCAATTTCGTTGGTGGCGCCGGCATCAACTGCAACCCGACCAACGGCCGACCGATTTCCAATCGACCCGTGCCGCCGGGGACGCCGCGTTGGGGCTCGGACTGGAAGAAGGCGACGAAGGACAATTATCTCAGCTCGTTCACTTACACGAGCCAGGGATCGAGCTATCCGATCCGCGGCAATTACCTTGATCTTGATCCGACCTACAAGGATCGGTTTGGCAATCCGCTGATGCGCATGACGTTCGACTTCTCAGATAACGACATTGCCATGTCGAACTGGGTGACCGATCGCATGGAGGAGATCGCCAAGGCGCTACAGCCACGCCAGGCGGTCCCCGCGCGCCGCAGCAAACCCTATAGCATCGTGCCTTACCAAAGCACGCACAATACGGGCGGCGCGATCATGGGGGCCGATCCGAAAACCAGCGCGCTTAATCGCTATCTGCAAAGCTGGGACGTGCATAACGTCTTCGCCATTGGCGCCTCGGCCTTTCCGCAGAATGCCGGCAAGAATCCAACTGGTACGGTGGGCGCGCTCGCCTATTGGGCGGCTGATGCCATCATCCAGAAATATATGCGCAACCCTGGCCCGTTGGTGTAG
- a CDS encoding gluconate 2-dehydrogenase subunit 3 family protein, with protein MSHEAAPSASVTRRHFLASTASIAFLASAGTHTSAASISGALPWQAYSAAPPTPVVPGAWTFFTPAEVRVVEAIVDRLIPADQLSVGGKDAGCAVFIDQQLSGAYGSAQNLYMQPPFANGTPSQGFQSPLSPTGRYRQGLAGLDAYCKANFAGKSFDGLSPAEQDDLLKKMEANSVKFDSGDAKSLFELILQNTMEGFFADPIYGGNKDMVSWRMIGFPGARYDYRDHIDKHNQPYPHPPVSIMGNSTWSRR; from the coding sequence GTGTCCCACGAAGCAGCGCCATCGGCGTCTGTCACGCGCCGGCATTTTTTGGCGTCAACGGCGTCCATCGCCTTTCTGGCCTCGGCCGGTACCCACACCTCCGCGGCAAGCATATCGGGCGCCTTGCCCTGGCAGGCCTATAGCGCGGCGCCGCCAACGCCCGTCGTGCCAGGCGCGTGGACCTTCTTCACCCCGGCCGAGGTGCGTGTCGTCGAGGCGATTGTCGATCGGCTCATCCCGGCCGATCAGCTGAGTGTCGGCGGCAAGGACGCCGGCTGTGCTGTCTTCATCGACCAGCAGCTTTCGGGCGCCTATGGCAGCGCGCAAAATCTCTACATGCAGCCGCCCTTCGCCAATGGCACGCCATCGCAAGGCTTCCAATCGCCGCTGTCGCCCACAGGTCGCTATAGGCAAGGGCTCGCGGGGCTTGATGCCTATTGCAAGGCGAATTTCGCCGGCAAGAGTTTCGATGGGCTGAGCCCGGCCGAGCAGGACGACCTTTTGAAGAAGATGGAAGCCAACAGCGTCAAGTTTGACAGCGGCGACGCCAAGAGCCTGTTCGAACTGATCCTGCAGAACACCATGGAAGGTTTCTTCGCCGATCCGATCTATGGCGGCAACAAGGACATGGTGAGTTGGCGCATGATCGGCTTCCCCGGGGCGCGCTACGACTATCGCGACCATATCGACAAGCACAACCAGCCCTATCCGCACCCGCCCGTCTCGATCATGGGCAATTCAACCTGGTCAAGGCGGTAA
- a CDS encoding DCC1-like thiol-disulfide oxidoreductase family protein, whose translation MAGSTHEPIIVFDAHCVLCSTNAQFVLRHDRRRHFKLATLQGATGAGLYRRFGLNPDNPDSLILVEGEQLRRDSDAILAICEGLGWPWRGFATLRLVPRAVRDPLYRLIARHRYRLFGRRDTCWVPTAADAERVL comes from the coding sequence ATGGCTGGATCGACTCACGAGCCGATCATCGTTTTTGACGCGCACTGCGTGTTGTGCTCGACCAATGCGCAGTTCGTGCTTCGTCATGATCGTCGCCGCCACTTCAAACTCGCCACCCTGCAGGGCGCGACCGGCGCCGGCCTTTATCGACGCTTCGGCCTGAACCCCGACAATCCAGACAGCCTCATTCTCGTCGAGGGAGAACAGCTGCGCCGCGACAGCGACGCCATTCTCGCCATTTGCGAAGGGCTCGGCTGGCCCTGGCGGGGCTTCGCCACTCTGCGTCTCGTGCCCAGGGCCGTGCGCGACCCGCTCTATCGCCTGATCGCCCGCCATCGCTATCGACTGTTTGGCCGGCGCGACACCTGCTGGGTGCCGACGGCCGCCGATGCGGAGCGCGTCCTCTGA
- a CDS encoding SDR family oxidoreductase yields the protein MLIIGGYGGFGARLTRRLLAQGHQVLVAGRSADKAEAFCAPLPMATAVVADRNGDLGPLLSAHHPKLVIDAAGPFQNSDNRLACACIAASIPYLDLADARAFVTQMQELDVPARDAGVAIISGASSVPALSGAVARQLAQGLSRVRRVEIAISASNRATAGSSVAAAILSYVGKPLQLWRGQNWDRAWGWQELRRQTFRLANGAALRNRWLALADVPDHDLLPAALPGRPAVTFRAGTEFAGQTLALWLASWPIRWIGHGSLAPLAPLLGPLRRLTARFSDERSAMAVTMTGEMDGRFIERQWTLIAANGDGPEIPTLAAALLAEKILAGEIEPGARDAGELLTLADFEPLFATLSIRHEQSQTLLPPPLYARVAGADFARLPEKVRTLHDMRGDGGASGEAQVERGDHPVAKFAAWMMGFPPAGLHKLHVAFSEENGVEYWTRRFGDSRFRSHLSAKGNTLTERFGPLRFRFDLPCDEKGLAMQIKGWSFCGLPLPLSAAPQGVAREWQEDGRFHFDVPIALPKIGLVVHYKGWLDPDLKT from the coding sequence GTGCTCATCATCGGTGGATATGGCGGCTTTGGCGCACGCTTGACGCGCCGTCTTCTGGCACAGGGCCATCAGGTGCTTGTCGCCGGCCGCTCCGCCGATAAAGCCGAGGCCTTCTGCGCGCCTCTGCCGATGGCCACCGCCGTGGTCGCCGATCGCAACGGCGATCTCGGGCCTTTGCTATCAGCCCACCATCCCAAACTGGTGATCGATGCGGCCGGCCCTTTTCAAAACAGCGACAACCGGCTGGCGTGCGCCTGTATCGCCGCCTCGATTCCCTATCTCGACCTTGCCGACGCCCGCGCCTTTGTGACCCAAATGCAAGAGCTCGATGTGCCGGCCCGCGATGCCGGCGTCGCCATCATCTCGGGTGCCTCCAGCGTGCCGGCTTTGTCGGGCGCGGTCGCCCGCCAACTGGCCCAAGGCCTGTCGCGGGTGCGCCGGGTGGAGATCGCCATCAGCGCCTCGAACCGGGCCACCGCAGGCTCTTCGGTCGCGGCCGCCATTCTCAGTTATGTCGGTAAGCCGCTGCAGCTGTGGCGCGGCCAGAACTGGGATCGGGCCTGGGGCTGGCAGGAGCTGCGCCGGCAGACCTTCCGCCTCGCCAATGGCGCAGCGCTGCGCAACCGCTGGCTCGCCTTGGCCGACGTGCCCGATCATGACCTGTTGCCCGCGGCCCTCCCCGGTCGCCCCGCCGTGACCTTTCGCGCCGGCACGGAATTCGCCGGCCAGACGCTCGCGCTCTGGCTGGCGAGTTGGCCAATACGCTGGATCGGACATGGATCGCTCGCGCCGCTGGCGCCCCTGCTGGGGCCGCTACGGCGCCTCACCGCGCGGTTCAGCGATGAGCGTTCGGCCATGGCCGTCACCATGACCGGCGAGATGGACGGACGTTTTATCGAGCGGCAATGGACCCTGATCGCCGCCAATGGCGACGGGCCGGAAATCCCGACGCTGGCCGCCGCCCTCCTCGCCGAAAAGATTCTGGCGGGCGAGATCGAGCCTGGCGCACGCGATGCCGGCGAGCTGCTGACCCTGGCCGATTTCGAGCCTCTGTTCGCAACCCTGTCGATCCGCCATGAGCAGAGCCAGACCCTACTGCCGCCGCCACTCTATGCGCGCGTCGCCGGCGCCGATTTCGCCCGCCTGCCGGAGAAGGTGCGCACCCTGCACGATATGCGCGGCGACGGCGGCGCTTCGGGCGAGGCGCAGGTCGAGCGTGGCGACCATCCGGTGGCGAAATTTGCCGCCTGGATGATGGGTTTTCCGCCCGCCGGTCTGCACAAGTTGCATGTCGCCTTCAGCGAAGAGAATGGTGTCGAATACTGGACCCGCCGCTTCGGTGACAGCCGTTTCAGAAGTCATCTCAGCGCCAAAGGCAACACGCTGACGGAGCGCTTCGGGCCGCTGCGCTTTCGCTTCGATCTGCCTTGCGACGAGAAGGGGCTCGCCATGCAAATCAAGGGCTGGAGCTTCTGCGGCCTGCCTCTGCCCTTGTCGGCAGCGCCACAGGGCGTCGCACGCGAATGGCAGGAAGACGGCCGCTTCCATTTCGATGTGCCGATCGCTTTGCCGAAGATCGGCCTGGTGGTGCATTACAAAGGCTGGCTCGATCCGGATTTGAAGACGTGA
- a CDS encoding SulP family inorganic anion transporter gives MRFPLLKGILPLDRAQALRDIVAGATLAAMSIPQVLGYARIAGMPAVNGLYTVLWPTVAFAILGASRHLVVAADSATATILASRLTAMAPIGSAQYVALAGMVALLTAGLLLLARIFKLGFLADFLSRTVLVGFLAGVGVQVAIAMLGDMLGLRDQPHNTIQQVWLIVQSLGKIHLPTLIISTVVAVGILALKYWIPRVPGPLLAVVLGIAASYLFDFAGRGISVLGQVQGGLPGLHVPLVSWQETLALLPVAGACFVMIIAQSAAAGRAFADRYRERVDADSDILGLAAANAAAAASGTFVVNGSPTQTAAADSAGARSQLAQLAFAAIVVFVLLFLSDWLQYLPHGILAALVFTIAIGLVNVKSLRAILRESPGEFGLAFTTAAAVVLIGVEQGILLAIVLSLLRHVRHSYRPHTTMLVQGRDARWMPARATPGAETAPGLIVFRFGADLFYANDHFFVEEVNALVDCAPHKVHWLVIDASAITDMDYSASRSVADVCTTLLQSGVEVIFARVSQYLRADLERHGIVALLGETRIFATLHEALVVVGVKTPVEPSPET, from the coding sequence ATGCGTTTTCCGCTGTTGAAAGGGATTCTGCCGCTCGACCGGGCGCAGGCGCTACGCGACATCGTCGCCGGCGCGACGCTTGCGGCCATGAGCATACCGCAGGTTCTCGGCTATGCCCGTATCGCCGGCATGCCGGCCGTCAACGGTCTTTACACGGTGCTGTGGCCGACGGTGGCTTTCGCCATTCTCGGCGCCTCGCGCCATCTTGTCGTCGCGGCGGATTCCGCAACCGCCACCATCCTTGCCAGCCGCTTGACCGCCATGGCGCCGATCGGCAGCGCCCAATATGTTGCGCTGGCTGGCATGGTGGCGTTGCTCACCGCCGGCTTGCTGTTGCTGGCGCGCATTTTCAAACTCGGCTTTCTCGCCGACTTTCTATCGCGCACGGTGCTGGTCGGTTTTCTCGCCGGTGTCGGCGTGCAGGTGGCCATCGCCATGCTGGGCGACATGCTCGGCCTGCGCGATCAGCCCCATAACACCATCCAGCAGGTGTGGCTGATCGTTCAATCCCTGGGCAAGATCCACCTCCCCACCTTGATCATCTCCACCGTGGTGGCGGTGGGCATTCTGGCTTTAAAATATTGGATACCGCGTGTGCCGGGGCCGCTTCTCGCCGTGGTGCTCGGCATTGCCGCCAGCTATCTGTTCGATTTCGCTGGCCGAGGCATTTCTGTTCTTGGCCAGGTGCAGGGCGGTTTGCCCGGCTTGCATGTGCCATTGGTGAGCTGGCAGGAAACTTTGGCGCTGCTGCCGGTGGCCGGGGCCTGTTTCGTGATGATCATCGCGCAAAGCGCCGCCGCCGGGCGCGCCTTCGCCGATCGTTATCGCGAACGGGTTGATGCCGATTCCGATATCCTGGGCCTGGCCGCCGCCAATGCGGCGGCGGCTGCCAGCGGCACCTTCGTCGTCAATGGCAGCCCCACCCAGACCGCCGCCGCCGATAGCGCCGGTGCGCGCAGCCAATTGGCGCAGCTCGCTTTCGCCGCGATCGTCGTTTTCGTGCTGCTGTTTCTCAGTGACTGGCTGCAATATCTGCCCCATGGCATTCTGGCCGCTCTGGTCTTCACCATTGCCATCGGCCTTGTGAACGTCAAAAGCCTGCGCGCGATTTTGCGTGAAAGCCCTGGCGAGTTCGGGCTCGCCTTCACCACCGCCGCTGCGGTGGTGCTCATCGGCGTCGAGCAAGGCATTCTGTTGGCGATCGTGCTGTCGTTGCTGCGCCATGTCCGTCACAGCTACCGTCCGCACACGACCATGCTGGTGCAAGGCAGAGACGCCCGATGGATGCCCGCGCGGGCGACGCCAGGCGCCGAGACCGCGCCGGGCCTGATCGTCTTTCGCTTCGGCGCCGATCTCTTTTATGCCAACGACCATTTCTTCGTCGAGGAAGTCAACGCGCTCGTCGATTGCGCGCCCCATAAGGTGCATTGGCTGGTGATCGATGCCAGCGCCATCACCGATATGGATTATTCCGCTTCCCGCTCCGTCGCCGATGTCTGCACAACGCTGTTGCAGAGCGGTGTCGAAGTCATCTTTGCCCGCGTTAGCCAATATTTGCGCGCCGATTTGGAGCGGCACGGCATCGTCGCTCTGCTCGGCGAGACCCGCATTTTCGCCACCCTGCATGAGGCGCTTGTCGTCGTCGGCGTCAAAACGCCGGTCGAGCCAAGCCCGGAGACTTAG